One part of the Mustela erminea isolate mMusErm1 chromosome 11, mMusErm1.Pri, whole genome shotgun sequence genome encodes these proteins:
- the LOC116569619 gene encoding poly(rC)-binding protein 2-like — MDTGVIEGGLNVTLTIRLLMHGKEVGSIIGKKGESVKKMREESGARINISEGNCPERIITLAGPTNAIFKAFAMIIDKLEEDISSSMTNSTAASRPPVTLRLVVPASQCGSLIGKGGCKIKEIRESTGAQVKVAGDMLPNSTERAITIAGIPQSIIECVKQICVVMLESPPKGVTIPYRPKPSSSPVIFAGGQAYTIQGQYAIPQPDLTKLHQLAMQQSHFPMTHGNTGFSGIESSSPEVKGYWGLDASAQTTSHELTIPNDLIGCIIGRQGAKINEIRQMSGAQIKIANPVEGSTDRQVTITGSAASISLAQYLINVRLSSETGGMGSN, encoded by the coding sequence ATGGACACCGGTGTGATTGAAGGTGGATTAAATGTCACTCTCACCATCCGGCTACTTATGCATGGAAAGGAAGTTGGCAGTATCATCGGAAAGAAAGGAGAATCAGTTAAGAAGATGCGTGAGGAGAGTGGTGCACGTATCAACATCTCAGAAGGGAATTGTCCTGAGAGAATTATCACTTTGGCTGGACCCACTAACGCGATCTTCAAAGCCTTTGCTATGATCATTGACAAACTGGAAGAGGACATCAGCAGCTCTATGACCAATAGCACAGCTGCCAGTAGACCCCCAGTTACCCTGAGGCTGGTGGTCCCTGCTAGTCAGTGTGGCTCTCTCATTGGGAAAGGTGGTTGCAAGATCAAGGAAATACGAGAGAGTACAGGGGCTCAGGTCAAGGTGGCAGGGGATATGCTCCCCAACTCAACTGAGCGGGCCATCACTATTGCTGGCATTCCGCAATCCATCATTGAGTGTGTGAAACAGATCTGCGTGGTCATGTTGGAGTCCCCCCCGAAGGGCGTGACCATCCCGTACCGGCCCAAGCCGTCCAGTTCTCCAGTCATCTTTGCAGGTGGTCAGGCCTATACCATTCAAGGACAGTATGCCATTCCACAGCCAGATTTGACCAAGCTGCACCAGTTGGCAATGCAACAGTCTCATTTTCCCATGACGCATGGCAACACCGGATTCAGTGGCATTGAATCCAGCTCTCCAGAGGTGAAAGGCTATTGGGGTTTGGATGCATCTGCTCAGACTACTTCTCATGAACTCACCATTCCAAATGATTTGATTGGCTGCATAATCGGGCGTCAGGGCGCCAAAATCAATGAGATCCGTCAGATGTCTGGGGCGCAGATCAAAATTGCGAACCCAGTGGAAGGATCTACTGATAGGCAGGTTACCATCACTGGATCTGCTGCCAGCATTAGCCTGGCTCAATACCTAATCAATGTCAGGCTTTCCTCGGAGACGGGTGGCATGGGGAGCAACTAG